The proteins below are encoded in one region of Delphinus delphis chromosome 4, mDelDel1.2, whole genome shotgun sequence:
- the GP5 gene encoding platelet glycoprotein V codes for MLRSALLCAALGLLRAQPFPCPPTCRCIFRDAAQCSQGSVARIAALGLPTNLTHILLFRMGPGALLNSSFSGMTVLQRLMLSDTHVSAIAPGTFNDLIKLKTLRLSHNKISHLPGALLDKLVLLEQLFLDGNELKSLDQNMFQKLVNLQELFLNQNQLAFLPASLFTHLGNLKFLDLSGNNLTHLPEGLFGVQVKLEKLLLHSNKLVSLDSGLLDSLRALLELQLDRNHIRSVAPGAFDRLRSLSSLTLSRNRLEFLPSALFLHSHNLTYLTLFENPLEELPEVLFGVMGGLRELWLNATQLRTLPAAAFRNLSGLRVLGVTLSPRLSALPEDAFRGLGELRVLALRSTGLASLPAGLLRGLGGLRHLSLRRNRLRTLPRELFRNLSSLEEVQLDHNQLETLPGDVFEALPRLAKVLLGHNPWRCDCGLGPFLAWLRRHAGLVGRAEAPLCHGPGPHAGLSLWALPLGDPGCPRPGSTPSRRLALGSSEGPQQPTLPAAPARASLGPKRSESWAWARPVAEGQSQDQSLFWGLYFLLLAAQAIITGIIVFAMIRLGRLFRKLIRERALV; via the coding sequence ATGCTGAGGAGCGCTCTGCTGTGCGCCGCGCTCGGGCTCCTGCGCGCCCAGCCcttcccctgcccacccacctgcAGGTGCATTTTCCGCGACGCCGCGCAGTGCTCGCAGGGTAGCGTGGCGCGCATCGCGGCGCTCGGCTTGCCCACCAACCTTACGCACATCCTGCTTTTCCGAATGGGCCCCGGCGCCTTGCTGAACAGCAGCTTCAGTGGCATGACCGTCCTGCAGCGCCTAATGCTGTCCGACACCCACGTTTCGGCCATTGCTCCCGGCACTTTCAACGATCTGATAAAACTTAAAACCCTGAGGTTATCGCACAACAAGATCTCTCATCTTCCAGGCGCGCTGTTGGATAAGCTGGTGCTCTTGGAACAGTTGTTTCTGGACGGCAATGAACTAAAGAGCCTTGACCAAAACATGTTTCAGAAACTGGTTAACCTGCAGGAGCTCTTTTTGAACCAAAACCAACTCGCTTTCCTCCCTGCTAGCCTCTTCACACACCTGGGGAACCTGAAATTTTTGGATTTATCGGGAAATAATTTGACCCACCTGCCCGAGGGATTGTTTGGGGTCCAGGTTAAGCTTGAGAAGCTTCTGCTCCACTCGAACAAGCTCGTGTCTCTGGATTCGGGGCTGTTGGATAGCCTGCGCGCCCTGCTGGAGCTGCAGCTCGACAGAAATCACATCCGTTCCGTCGCACCCGGCGCCTTCGACCGTCTGCGAAGCCTGAGCTCTTTGACTCTTTCCAGAAACCGCCTCGAgtttctgccctctgccctctttcTTCATTCGCACAATTTGACCTACCTGACACTGTTCGAGAACCCGCTGGAGGAACTCCCCGAGGTGCTCTTCGGGGTGATGGGCGGCCTGCGGGAGCTGTGGCTGAACGCCACCCAGCTGCGCACCCTGCCTGCCGCCGCCTTTCGCAACCTGAGCGGCCTGCGGGTCCTGGGGGTGACGCTGAGCCCGCGGCTGAGCGCGCTCCCGGAGGACGCCTTTCGGGGCCTCGGCGAGCTGCGGGTGCTCGCCCTGCGCTCCACCGGCCTGGCTTCCCTCCCCGCCGGCTTGCTCCGCGGCCTCGGCGGGCTGCGCCACTTGTCGCTGCGCCGCAACCGGCTGCGGACCCTGCCCCGCGAGCTCTTCCGCAACCTCAGCAGCCTGGAGGAGGTCCAGCTTGACCACAATCAGCTTGAGACACTGCCCGGAGACGTTTTTGAGGCTCTGCCCCGGCTGGCGAAGGTCCTGCTAGGGCACAATCCCTGGCGCTGCGACTGTGGCCTGGGGCCGTTCCTGGCGTGGCTGCGGCGGCACGCGGGCCTCGTGGGTCGAGCCGAGGCCCCGCTGTGTCACGGCCCCGGGCCGCACGCCGGCCTGTCGCTCTGGGCCCTGCCCCTCGGCGACCCCGGCTGCCCGCGCCCCGGGAGCACGCCTTCCCGCCGCCTTGCCCTCGGCTCTTCCGAAGGCCCCCAGCAGCCCACCCTGCCCGCCGCCCCTGCCCGCGCTTCCTTGGGACCCAAGCGCTCCGAGTCCTGGGCGTGGGCCCGGCCGGTGGCCGAAGGCCAAAGTCAGGACCAGAGCCTGTTCTGGGGTCTCTATTTTCTGCTTTTAGCTGCTCAGGCCATAATAACCGGGATCATAGTGTTTGCGATGATTCGACTCGGCAGGCTCTTTCGGAAATTAatcagagagagagctctggtttGA